The Panulirus ornatus isolate Po-2019 chromosome 36, ASM3632096v1, whole genome shotgun sequence genomic sequence acaaggagaagagggagaccaaattggaggtggaaagatggagtgaaaatgattttgggggatcggggcctgaacatgcaggagggtgaaaggagggcaaggaatagagtgaattggagcgatgtggtataccggggttgacgtgctgtcagtggattgaagcaaggcatgtgaagcgtctggggtaaaccatggaaagctgtgtaggtatgtatatttgcgtgtgtggtcgtatgtatggggggggggggttgggccatttcttttgtctgtttccttgcgctacctcgcaaacgcgggagacagcgacaaagtataataaaaaaaatataaaaaaatataaagtactAAGTCTGTGAATGGTCATTCCTTTTTTCATGTAGCATTTGGTTGCCAAAACACTTAAAGTAAGTATCTTCACCCATATAGGGGAGGTGTATCTTATGAGAGCAAATCCATAAGTGGTGTAACTTTACTTTTAGCACTTTTTGAATATTAGTTGTGGTATTTTGTAAATTTACATCGTCCAAATTAATTTACTTTACCTAGTGTCGGTGGGTGGCGTGACGGTGCGTGACTTGGTAGTTGAGACCAGAGATGATATCATAGCAGACAACCTCGTTTACACGGCCCCCCATCTTCATATTTGGTGATCTTTTGGTGAGATTTCATGTTTACTAAGcttcatatttctatattttgtgGGAATGACAAAGGTAAGGTGGAAAGGTTAGTATAAAGATGGCACTTGAAAAATCTGCAGAAACAACTCTGGTGTGTAGTAGCAATAACCGCCCAAGTTTCTGTATATGGTTTTAAAAATTATCTAGGTTCTATGATGGTAAATATTTCATCTATTCCAAACCTAATTTACTCTTTCAGTACTTCAACCCTTCCTATGTACTACTCCTTATGCTCATTCCCTTTCTCGTACTGAAAATATATCTACTTATTTTGGACCTTTGCAGCATCTTAGAGATAAGAAGCAGCACCCTAGTTAATTAAATGGTGCTTCTAATGCAATTTCTTCCACCATTCAACTCTAGAGTAACAAAAAGATGTTGAGAATAGCCTTATACTCCACTCTTTCCTAGAaatcccacataatcaacatggcAAATTCTGCTTCCCTAAAGCTGGGAATGTTGTATAGGCGCCCTAattgtttttcttgtgagcagttaTCACATCTACAAGGGTTTCATATACACATCTctagtggctcttcctccacctgttTAGTACAGAGGAAGAATTAAAAGCCTTCAGTGTTATTAACTTGTCTGGCTTTGACTCTCTTCACAGCCATCACTTTGTTGCTATTCTCACTCTCCTACAGATACAGGAATTATTTTGGTGACAGTTCTCATGAACAGTCTGCATGTGTTCCTGCTCCAAATGCTTGGATAAAAGCTACACAGCAGGCCATTCCTTCCCATAGTGTATGTGTACAGACTGTTCGCTTGGTAAGTGTTAAAATACCTACGTCTTACAAATGGCTCTTCCTCCTTTGTCTTGCCTTCTTCACGACAGAAAATTTAaacctttaaaagtcaggtctacaaacacttgtagAGCCCTATTCAACTTCTATTTACTTTTCCTTGTACTTTATTTCTTCCATACAAGATTGCCTTCAATTGGGGCATgttatttctgtgccacattttcttttgaaaaaaactATAAAAGATTTGCTTAGATTGTGATTAGTAAAATACAGCAGTTATGAAAATTATTTGTATAGCTTTATGAAATTACTTTTTTCTCATGGagattaccattttttttttttttttatactttgtcgctgtctcccgcgtttgcaaggtagcgcaaggaaacaaacgaaagaaatggcccaaccccctcccatacacatgtacatacacacgtccacacacgcaaatatacatacctacacagctttccatggtttaccgcagacacttcacatgccttgattcaatccactgacagcacgtcaacccctgtataccacatcgctccaattcactctattccttgccctcctttcaccctcctgcatgttcaggccccgatcacacaaaatctttttcactccatctttccacctccaatttggtctccctcttctcctcgttccctccacctccgacacatatatcctcttggtcaatctttcctcactcattctctccatgtgcccaaaccatttcaaaacaccctcttctgctctctcaaccacgctcttttttatttccacacatctctcttacccttacgttacttactcgatcaaaccacctcacaccacacattgtcctcaaacatctcatttccagcacatccatcctcctgcgcacaactctatccatagcccacgcctcgcaaccatacaacattgttggaaccactattccttcaaacatacccatttttgctttccgagataatgttctcgacttccacacattcttcaaggctcccaaaattttcgccccctcccccaccctatgatccacttccgcttccatggttccatccgctgccagatccactcccagatatctaaaacacttcacttcctccagtttttctccattcaaactcacctcccaattgacttgaccctcaaccctactgtacctaataaccttgctcttattcacatttactcttaactttcttcttccacacactttaccaaactcagtcaccagcttctgcagtttctcacatgaatcagccaccagcgctgtatcatcagcgaacaacaactgactcacttcccaagctctctcatccccaacagacttcatacttgcccctctttccaaaactcttgcatttacctccctaacaaccccatccataaacaaattaaacaaccatggagacatcacacacccctgccgcaaacctacattcactgagaaccagtcactttcctctcttcctacacgtacacatgccttacatcctcgataaaaacttttcactgcttctaacaacttgcctcccacaccatatattcttaataccttccacagagcatctctatcaactctatcatatgccttctccagatccataaatgctacatacaaatccatttgcttttctaagtatttctcacatacattcttcaaagcaaacacctgatccacacatcctctaccacttctgaaaccacactgctcttccccaatctgatgctctgtacatgccttcaccctctcaatcaataccctcccatataatttaccaggaatactcaacaaacttatacctctgtaattggagatTACCAATATTGCAAAATTAAATCACTTGATTGGTAAACTGAAATGTTTTGATAATTGTACTCTCAATACACTAAGTATTATTACTCAAGCAGTCTGACTATACACTAAATTAAATGGTTGAGTGCATTTGAAGAATGAGCCAAGAAAGTTTTTGCTAAGAATGCATTGTAGTTACCAAGTGAAATAAGAGTGGTTCGAAAAGTTGTTTGGAAATAATGTCAAAAATAGAAAGTTTCATGTCCAAGTTAGTTATCTTTAGAAATAAGGTCAAATTCCTTGCTAAAAGATTTTATTGGTGGAATTAAACTCAAACCTGGTTCTTTTAGTCCTGGAAAACTGTAAAATTTAATGACCAAAGACTGAATTTGATTGATACGTAAAGCTGCAGATCAAGAAAATTTAAGAAGGTTGTTTGTCATATGCTATTCAGTTCTTTAGAGACTGAAAGAAAtctgcttgagactgagtgtgaacaaatgtggtgtagtgctaggaatggatgaaggcaaacaagtatgaaaatgtacgtgtgtatgtgtctgtgtatgtatatgtacatgtatgtgtatttatgtatgtggatgggcccatctttgtttcctggtgctacctctcggATGGGGGGAAACTAAACTGGAGATcagaggatggagtaaaaagattttgagtgactagggcttgaacatgctggagggtgaaaagcatgctttGGATAgtgtgatttggaacaatgtttTGCAGTTGGTTGACTAAACCccagcatctagggtaaactgtggaaagtctgtgtggcctggctatggatagggagctgtggcttcggtgcataacacatgacaacaagagagCAGGTGTGACTGGATGCAgcctttctaaatatttttctggCTCCactttgctaatgtaggaaatagcATTCGGGAATTTAAAGGAAATTTACTTAAGTTATCAGTTACATTGAAGGTTAAAATGTGACTCCTGGGGGATGACAACAATGGACAAAACAATCCTGTGGTGTCTGCCACGCTATGCAGACGGTGAAACAAAGTAGAATGGctgcaaaaagtttttttttttggattatgAGAATTCACCCTTAAATTATGATTGAGGTTACACCTTTACAAGTTTACTTTTCTTTAAGATCCACATCGTTCCAGGTGTCTGGACTAGTGGATGGCCAAGATGTGGATCACCAGTTTTCTACCAGGGTCACACTGGATGGAATCCAAACATTATCTGCATCTTACATATTTGAAGCAATCAGAGTGGAGGGTAAGCAACTTGTTTAACATAGAAATTTATATAAAGTATTCTGTGTACTTCATCTACTGTATGGCATTTTATAGAATTTCCAGAAATTGATCATATGCTGTACTATAAGAATTTTGTAATATGAATGTACAATGACTGAATTGCTGTGGATACAACTTTTGGTTTTGCAGGTGATCTGGAAGTGGATAAAATCAACAATGTTTCTGTATTGGACCTCATATTGAAGTATGGCAGCCAGCACCAGGTGATTTCTGGTGAGAAGGTCCTCCATGGTGGCATTCACATTGCTGGAGACATCCTTGCTGCAACAGTAAATGGGCTTGACTTCATGGAACTCAATCGGACTCTAGTCAGGGTAGACCAGAATGCCATCATCGAGGCTGCTGTGGTAACTATTTCAGGTGTTTTAGTACTGAACTGACCCAATTTTACCCATGCAAGTTAAACCTGGAAGCAGGTTTGTCCTTAATACTGATGTGAGATATAATCGGATTTTGTGGACATGCATAGGTTATTGGGCACTATTACACCATGATTAGGTTGTTTTTTAAGTGGTATAATCAGTACCTTATAAAAAGGTTAGTATGCATGATAATTACACAAGTATTCATTAATGGCCCTCTGAGATATAGCTTTAAGAAGTACTAaacattattaaaagggaaaatggGTTAAATATATGAAAAGGGACTTTCTGTAGACAAAAGTTAATATCTGGCAAACAAAACCTATTTGCACAGGATGGACTGGAGTTCTATATTCATGGGGTCTGTCTCCTGAACTTCCTATGTCATTGAGTAGCCTTTTAGACCTTTGTAATCTGCTGGCATTTAGTCACCTTTGTTATTTTATTTCAACCATCCTAATAGTAAACCAGCTCCACATAACATCCTTTATAAACTTTATGCCAAGCTTTCTGTTATTGCCTTGATGTTGCATGTGTGATTTGTTCATTGTCAGTATCAAGTTAATTTAGAAACCTGAATGCAATTATCAAAATCCCCCTTCTCTGTCCATACCTCCATGACATACAGGTTTGCAGTCCTGAGCTTCATATTGTAGTTTGatcatctctcttttttatttttatcagaTATTTGTGCTTCTTGATGCAGTCACCAGATATTAAAGGCATAATGTACTTTAGGTATGACATATATCTTGTGAATAATTTACCAAACTAGTCTTTAACCATATACATACCTGAATGTGATAATTACATTTGCTAGCAAATGTTTTGCCCTTTTCACAATTCTTTTTAGTACCTCTGAGACTACAATGGTCCTTAACTCTCTTTTACACGTAGACTTGTTATTTTCAATTAGGTAATAATTGCATGGAAACCTTTCACCCTGTTCCATCCTGTCTTGCACATACTTGAATTTTATCTTATCATCCATGTCTAAGTTGCAAGTTTATACACGTCACCGTGCAGGATTATTCACTCACCATCTTTGCTTGTTTCTCTTGTGACTCGTAATATCATATGCAAACATGTTTAGGCAAGATTCCAGTCCATCAGGCTAATCTTTTACATATGGTATGCAAAGAACAGCAGCAGGCCCAAGACTGAGCCCTATAACATGCCACTTGTGATCCCAGCCCACTCCAAAGATTTGCCACTTAATTGTATCTTTTGATCCCTTCCACCAAGGTAATTTTCTATCCAGTGAAGGAGCCCATCTATTATTCCTGCTTGTTTGTCTTTATCAATTCAGATTGAGTACATTGTTGGAGGCTTTCTGGCCAGGATCACATTCTTCCTATCACTATCATTGAAATTGGGTGGAGTTCACTTTTTTTTATGGGTCTAGAaggttggaaagaggggcaagtatgaagtctgttggggatgagagagcttgggaagtgagtcagttgttgttcgctgatgatacagcgctggtggctgattcatgtgagaaactgcagaagctggtgactgagtttggttaaagtgtgtggaagaagaaagttaagagtaaatgtgaataagagcaaggttattaggtacagtagggttgagggtcaagtcaattgggaggtgagtttgaatggagaaaaactggaggaagtgaagtgttttagatatctgggagtggatctggcagcggatggaaccatggaagcggaagtggatcatagggtgggggagggggcgaaaattctgggggccttgaagaatgtgtggaagtcgagaacattatctcggaaagcaaaaatgggtatgtttgaaggaatagtggttccaacaatgttgtatggctgcgaggcgtgggctatggatagagttgtgcgcaggaggatggatgtgctggaaatgagatgtttgaggacaatgtgtggtgtgaggtggtttgatcgagtgagtaacgtaagggtaagagagatgtgtggaaataaaaagagcgtggttgaaagagcagaagagggtgttttgaagtggtttgggcacatggagagaatgagtgaggaaagattgaccaagaggatatatgtgtcggaggtggagggaacgaggagaagagggagaccaaattggaggtggaaagatggagtgaaaaagattttgtgtgatcggggcctgaacatgcaggagggtgaaaggagggcaaggaatagagtgaattggatcgatgtggtataccggggttgacgtgctgtcagtggattgaatcaaggcatgtgaagcgtctggggtaaaccacggaaagctgtgtaggtatgtatatttgcgtgtgtggacgtatgtatatacatgtgtatgggggggggttgggccatttctttcgtctgtttccttgcgctacctcgcaaacgcgggagacagcgacaaagtataataaaaaaaatataaaaaaatagaaGGTTGGTTGTTATGCATGAATTCCTTTCCCTATGATAGCATTGAATCTGTTAAAGCTATATCTTTGCAAGTAATCTTTCTTTTGCTTTAATTACCTTTTCCAGTCTTTCACATTCAAGCTTGTTATTGAGTCCAAATTGTAGTCAAGATTTTCTAAACTTTATGAGATTCAGGCACAACATTTGTCCCCTTCAA encodes the following:
- the LOC139760264 gene encoding uncharacterized protein isoform X8, translated to MHSQLITLMLVSGLVDGQDVDHQFSTRVTLDGIQTLSASYIFEAIRVEGDLEVDKINNVSVLDLILKYGSQHQVISGEKVLHGGIHIAGDILAATVNGLDFMELNRTLVRVDQNAIIEAAVVTALHLQV